Proteins encoded in a region of the Panicum hallii strain FIL2 chromosome 3, PHallii_v3.1, whole genome shotgun sequence genome:
- the LOC112887906 gene encoding asparagine--tRNA ligase, cytoplasmic 2-like, producing MASSPPSSSSSSEEATTSSNGSASVQFSKYSRRATLRSVVGRPDGGLGLSGKRAVVGGWVKSANVVKAKRGGGAMSPPRMPATETTGLTCTEVLMARVPLIRCIAKLIAGASTVDKASFSVSYKLGPVTALVRINDGSCVPDLQIVVDSSLCPLEQVTAIGASVLVEGKIELVEGKNQQRVVELRVDKVLHIGAVNIDKYPLPNVELLPPDELIKDYPHTSMLFMQMASAARVRSEMVHAAHTFFQTNGFFHVNTPIITTTTVAGDRRKMFRVMRPTSKSDNRAITPEVVRASIKAKTKQIEALERSESNKEALEAPELDLQRASELAQQLEQQGSADFSDDSFQHPLYLSPDHTLHLETYACALSSIYTFSPAFQAESLEPNKHLAERWTIDAELAFAELEDAISCAVDYLMWLLCTVSKNCSDELKFLSTKENNGKNFHINSVVSSPWERITYNEAVNTLLQVKDKSFEAKVELGMPLSLEHMSYLVDDYYKKPVIIYEYPKQLKPFYARLMEDETKVSAFDIVVPKVGIVACGTQKEERMDKLTARIDDLSLPRDQLEWYLDIRRHGTVKHSGFSMDMEQLILLVTGLDK from the exons ATGGCGTCCTCACCACCCTCCTCTTCGTCTTCCTCCGAAGAAGCCACAACGAGCAGCAACGGCTCGGCATCAGTCCAGTTCTCCAAGTACTCCAGGCGAGCCACCCTCCGCTCCGTCGTGGGCCGCCCCGACGGTGGCCTTGGACTGTCTGGCAAGCGCGCCGTAGTCGGCGGCTGGGTGAAGTCCGCCAACGTCGTCAAGGCGAAGCGCGGTGGCGGCGCCATGTCGCCGCCGAGGATGCCCGCGACGGAGACGACAGGCCTGACGTGCACGGAGGTGCTCATGGCAAGAGTGCCGCTCATCCGCTGCATCGCCAAGCTGATCGCAGGCGCTTCCACCGTCGACAAAGCCTCCTTTTCTGTCTCCTACAAGTTGGGTCCCGTGACCGCGCTTGTGCGCATCAACGACGGGTCATGCGTGCCCGACCTCCAG ATAGTAGTGGATTCTTCTCTGTGCCCTCTTGAACAAGTTACTGCGATTGGAGCTTCTGTATTGGTCGAAGGCAAGATAGAACTTGTGGAAGGAAAAAACCAACAGCGTGTTGTCGAGCTCAGAGTGGACAAAGTGCTGCACATAGGAGCTGTCAATATcgacaagtatcctctgccaaACGTGGAGTTGTTGCCTCCTGATGAACTTATCAAGGACTACCCGCA CACCTCCATGTTGTTCATGCAGATGGCTTCAGCTGCTCGTGTACGAAGTGAAATGGTCCATGCTGCGCATACGTTTTTCCAGACCAATGGGTTCTTCCATGTGAACACCCCAATCATAACAACCACTACGGTTGCAGGAGACCGCAGAAAAATGTTCCGTGTAATGCGGCCTACAAGTAAATCGGATAACAGGGCTATCACACCTGAAGTTGTTAGAGCTTCCATCAAGGCGAAGACGAAGCAAATCGAGGCGCTGGAGCGAAGCGAGAGCAACAAGGAAGCGCTGGAAGCTCCTGAACTGGACCTTCAGAGGGCGAGTGAGCTTGCACAGCAATTAGAGCAGCAAGGAAGTGCAGACTTCTCCGATGACTCCTTCCAGCATCCACTCTATCTTTCACCTGATCATACACTTCATCTTGAGACCTATGCTTGCGCGCTAAGCAGCATCTACACATTCAGCCCAGCGTTCCAGGCTGAAAGCTTGGAGCCTAACAAGCACCTGGCCGAGAGATGGACCATCGATGCGGAGCTTGCCTTCGCAGAACTTGAG GATGCAATATCCTGCGCCGTGGATTACCTGATGTGGCTTCTGTGCACAGTATCTAAGAATTGTTCAGATGAGCTCAAGTTTCTGTCGACAAAGGAAAATAATGGAAAAAATTTCCATATCAATTCTGTAGTGTCCAGCCCCTGGGAAAGGATTACCTACAATGAAGCTGTGAATACCCTTCTTCAG GTAAAAGATAAATCATTTGAAGCCAAAGTAGAGTTGGGCATGCCACTTTCACTTGAACATATGAG TTATCTAGTTGATGACTATTACAAGAAGCCAGTGATCATATATGAGTATCCCAAGCAACTGAAGCCATTTTATGCACGTCTCATGGAAGATGAGACAAAAGTATCTGCGTTTGACATAGTAGTGCCAAAG GTTGGTATTGTAGCTTGCGGAACTCAAAAGGAGGAGAGGATGGATAAATTAACAGCCAG GATTGATGACTTAAGTCTTCCACGTGATCAATTGGAATGGTATTTGGATATCCGCAGGCATGGCACCGTAAAGCACTCAGGATTCAGCATGGACATGGAGCAGCTCATCTTGTTGGTCACTGGCCTCGACAAATAG